From the genome of Vicia villosa cultivar HV-30 ecotype Madison, WI linkage group LG2, Vvil1.0, whole genome shotgun sequence, one region includes:
- the LOC131650459 gene encoding uncharacterized protein LOC131650459 isoform X2, whose protein sequence is MIVLVEALKSKTDNIEHHMEEQIQKKPRILCLHGFRTSGQILKKLVLRWPETVLQKLDLVFIDGQFPAQGKSDVEGIFDPPYYEWFQANEDFTVYRNFEECLGYIEDYMLENGPFDGVLGFSQGAFLAAALPGMQEQGVALEKISKIKFLILISGAKFGGMKYGTPKLASNAFSKPIHCPSLHIIGESDFMKPESIILQEAFVDPAVIHHPKGHTIPRLDEKSLETMLDFIDTIQGMLSDGHTKH, encoded by the exons ATGATTGTGTTGGTAGAGGCATTAAAATCAAAGACTGACAATATTGAACATCATATGGAAGAACAAATCCAGAAGAAACCCAGAATCCTGTGTCTCCATGGATTCAGAACAAGTGGTCAAATCCTCAAGAAACTAGTCTTACGTTGGCCTGAAACTGTACTACAAAAACTAGACCTTGTTTTCATCGATGGTCAATTTCCAGCACAAGGAAAATCAGACGTTGAAGGCATTTTCGATCCACCTTATTATGAATGGTTCCAAGCCAACGAGGATTTCACAGTGTATAGGAACTTTGAAGAATGTTTGGGATACATTGAAGATTATATGCTAGAAAATGGTCCTTTTGATGGTGTGCTTGGATTTTCTCAG GGAGCTTTTTTAGCCGCTGCATTGCCAGGAATGCAAGAACAG GGAGTAGCACTTGAGAAGATAAGCAAGATAAAGTTCCTGATTCTGATATCAGGAGCCAAGTTTGGTGGAATGAAATATGGAACACCTAAACTAGCTTCCAATGCATTTTCAAAACCAATTCATTGCCCTTCTCTTCACATTATAG GTGAGTCAGATTTCATGAAGCCAGAAAGCATTATTTTGCAAGAGGCTTTTGTTGACCCTGCTGTGATTCATCACCCAAAAGGACACACAATCCCAAGACTTG ATGAAAAGAGTCTTGAAACTAtgcttgatttcattgacacAATTCAAGGAATGCTATCAGATGGTCACACCAAGCATTAA